One Equus quagga isolate Etosha38 chromosome 5, UCLA_HA_Equagga_1.0, whole genome shotgun sequence genomic window carries:
- the LOC124240454 gene encoding ferritin heavy chain-like codes for MTYYFDREAAALTNFAEYFLHHSQEEREPAEHARKLEMEEAAAAPSPGPGQRLKTMEYALHTQTSVSQSLLELHKLATDKNDVHMCDFFESHGLKE; via the coding sequence ATGACCTACTACTTCGATCGCGAAGCGGCGGCTTTGACGAACTTTGCAGAGTATTTTCTTCACCACTCTCAGGAGGAGAGGGAACCCGCGGAGCATGCCAGGAAGCTGGAGatggaggaggcggcggcggccccgAGCCCGGGACCGGGACAGCGCCTGAAGACAATGGAGTATGCCTTACACACGCAAACTAGTGTGAGTCAGTCACTACTGGAACTGCACAAGCTGGCCACCGACAAGAACGACGTCCACATGTGTGACTTCTTTGAGAGTCACGGCCTGAAGGAGTAG